A single genomic interval of Lathyrus oleraceus cultivar Zhongwan6 chromosome 7, CAAS_Psat_ZW6_1.0, whole genome shotgun sequence harbors:
- the LOC127102310 gene encoding uncharacterized protein LOC127102310 produces the protein MPGSEISPEEGPEPGSQWTLVFDGASNARGHGIGVVITSPTGFHLPFTARLCFDCPNNMTEYEACIYGLEAAIDLRIKILEVYGDSALVISQVKGDWETRDSKLIPYKEHIIKLIPYFDEISFHHIPKEENQLADTLDMLASMFKVKWKNAEPPIHIYHLGEPAHCLAIEANPDDKPWFYDIKTFLEKQQYPEGISIIDKKALRRLSSKFFLNSNVLYKRNYDSVLLRCGDRHEASTIIKSIHEGCEGVHAKGPAMAKKILQAGYFWTTMEVDCYNFVRRYHKCQIYGDKIFVPPTPLNVLTSPWTFSMWGIDRIGMIEPKDSNGHRFILVAIDYFMKWVEAGSYSNVTRQVVTQFIKKEKICRYGIPSKIITDNANNLNNNMMKDLCEEFKIEHHNSSSYRPKMNGIIEAANKNIKRIIQKMVKTYKD, from the coding sequence ATGCCAGGCTCCGAGATAAGCCCTGAGGAAGGCCCCGAACCAGGATCACaatggacgctcgtgttcgacgGTGCTTCTAATGCTCGTGGCCATGGCATAGGTGTTGTTATCACTTCTCCTACCGGTTTTCACCTTCCATTTACTGCTAGATTATGTTTTGACTGCCCAAACAATATGACAGAATACGAAGCATGTATCTACGGTTTGGAGGCGGCCATCGACTTAAGGATCAAGATTCTTGAGGTGTACGgtgattcagctctggtaatAAGTCAGGTAAAAGGTGATTGGGAGACTCGAGATAGCAAGTTAATACCCTATAAAGAGCATATCATAAAACTGATACCCTACTTTGATGAAATCTCTTTTCATCATATTCCCAAGGAAGAAAATCAGTTAGCAGATACTCTAGATATGTTGgcatctatgttcaaagtcaaatggaagaatgCAGAACCACCTATCCATATTTACCACTTAGGCGAACCAGCGCATTGTCTAGCAATCGAGGCCAATCCTGATGATAAGCCCTGGTTCTATGACATAAAGACATTTCTGGAGAAACAACAGTATCCCGAGGGTATATCCATTATTGATAAGAAGGCTCTGAGAAGACTCTCTTCCAAGTTCTTCCTGAATAGTAATGTGTTATACAAGCGAAATTATGATTCTGTACTGCTTAGATGCGGGGATAGACATGAAGCTAGTACGATCATAAAATCTATACATGAAGGTTGCGAGGGTGTGCATGCAAAAGGTCCtgctatggccaagaagattcttCAGGCTGGGTATTTTTGGACGACAATGGAGGTTGACTGTTACAACTTTGTCAGAAGATATCACAAATGTCAGATATATGGTGACAAGATCTTTGTGCCACCAACTCCGTTGAATGTTTTGACTTCTCCATGGACTTtttctatgtggggtattgatagGATTGGGATGATAGAGCCTAAAGATTCCAACGGTCATCGATTCATCCTGGTCGCCATTGATTACTTCATGAAATGGGTCGAAGCTGGTTCATATTCCAATGTCACTCGACAGGTGGTTACTCAGTTTATCAAGAAAGAGAAAATCTGCCGCTATGGAATTcctagcaagatcatcactgacaatgcTAATAATCTCAACAACAATATGATGAAGGATTTGTGCGAGgaatttaagatcgagcaccacaactcttcaTCATATCGGCCCAAGATGAACGGCATCATAGAAGcagctaataagaacatcaaaagAATCATCCAGAAAATGGTCAAGACGTACAAGGACTag